The segment GCCGTGCTCGGCCTGATCTCGCTCTTCACGCACATGCACATCTTCTGGATCGCGGGCCTCTTGCTGGCCTTGATCGACATCCCCGATTTCGGCGGCCCGCTGCGCAGCATCGCCGATTCCGTCGAGAAGATCGCCGACGCGACGCCGGGTGAGGTGGGCGAGGACGGGCAACCGAAGCCGCCGCCGTCACAACCGACTGAACCGGCGAAGGAAAGGGAGCACAATCATGTTTGAGCTCATGATCTGCTCCCTGCTGACGATTGTGCCGGATTATCTCTATCGCCGTTATGCCCAGGGAAAGCGTTTTGGCAAGGAGATCACCTTCTTCTCGGTCTGGTACGAGCTGCGCTGGGGCATCACCGGCTGCCTGATGCTGACGGTGTCGCTGATCACCATGATCTTCTATTTTCATCCGTCGACGTCGAGCGCCACGCTCTATTTCCGCACCATCCCGATCCTGCCCGAGGGCTCGGGCCGCGTGGCCGAGGTCAAGGTCGGCTTCAGCGAGGCGGTGAAGAAGGGTGACGTGCTGTTCACGCTCGACGCATCGAGCCAGAAGGCCGCGCTCGAAACTGCAAGGCGCAAGGTCGCGGAGGTCGATGCCGGCATGGAGACGGCCCAGGCCGACCTGGTCAAGGCCGATGCGCAGATTGGCGAAGCCAAGGCCAGCTATCAGCAGGCCAAGGACGAACTCGACACCAAGATCGAGCTCCAGCGCCGCAACGCCAACGTCGTCGCGCAGCGTGAGATCGACAAGCTCCAGGTGCTGGTCGATCAGCGCCAGGCCGGCATCGACGCCGCGACGGCCGCGAGGCGGGCGGCGGAGTTGCAGATCTCGGCGTCGCTTCCGGCGCAGAAGGCAAGCGCGGTGGCTGCGCGAGACGAGGCCCAGGTCGCGTTCGACAAGACCTTCATTCGCGCCGGTGTGGACGGACGCGTGGAGCAATTCCTCGTCCGCCCCGGTGACCTCGTCGCCCAGATCATGCGCCCCGCCGGCATCCTGATTCCGGCGGAGGCCGGCCGAACGGTGCTTCAGGCCGGCTTCAGCCAGATCGAGGCGCAGGTGATGAAGACCGGCATGGTGGCGGAGGCGACCTGCATCTCGAAGCCGTGGGTGATCATTCCGATGGTCATCACGACGGTGCAGGACTATATCGCGGCTGGGCAATTCCGGGCTGGTGAGCAGTTGATCGACGCGCAGACGGCCGTCCGGCCCGGCACGATCCTGGTGTTCCTGGAGCCGCTCTACAAAGGCGGCCTCGAGGGCGTGACGCCCGGCTCGAGCTGCATCGTCAATGCCTATACCAGCAACCACGAGGAAATCTCCGCGAAGGAGACCTCGACCGGTCGGAAGATCGCGCTGCACGTCGTCGACGGCGTCGGCCTGGTTCATGCGCTGCTGCTGCGTATCCAGGCCTTGCTGCTGCCGATCCAGACTCTGGTGTTCACCGGGCACTGATACCAGGCCTGTCGAAGCGGCGCAGTTCCCGCTAGAATTGTGGCCAGCAACGGCCGGAGAAAGCCGTCGGGGAGGCGGATGAGCGGGCGGAGATCCATGGCGCCGATCATGCCGCGGTCAGTCGCGGCCGCGTGGCTCAGTCTCGGCCTGTGGCTCGCCGCCTGCATCCTGTCCAGCGCGGCCGGAGCCGTCGAGCGCAGCGCGCGCGGAGAGCTCAGGCGCGTGCTGGTGCTGCATTCCTTCGGCCGCGAATTCCGCCCCTGGAGCGAATATGCGCGTAGCATCAAGGCGGGGCTGGAGCAGCAATCGCGCTGGCCCCTGGACATCCAGGAGCACACCCTGCTCACCGCGCGCTTCAACAGTCCGGGCCCGGAAGCGCCCTTCGTCGACTATCTGCACT is part of the Bradyrhizobium commune genome and harbors:
- a CDS encoding winged helix domain-containing protein, whose amino-acid sequence is MQIVDEGRFRARTVEARGEQGVLLDVQGPARLLLQPRLDATRIFAPGAEFAAEGMQHQHAPELSARAALDGSGRAGQDAGGEPQAETEPRGRD
- a CDS encoding HlyD family secretion protein, producing the protein MFELMICSLLTIVPDYLYRRYAQGKRFGKEITFFSVWYELRWGITGCLMLTVSLITMIFYFHPSTSSATLYFRTIPILPEGSGRVAEVKVGFSEAVKKGDVLFTLDASSQKAALETARRKVAEVDAGMETAQADLVKADAQIGEAKASYQQAKDELDTKIELQRRNANVVAQREIDKLQVLVDQRQAGIDAATAARRAAELQISASLPAQKASAVAARDEAQVAFDKTFIRAGVDGRVEQFLVRPGDLVAQIMRPAGILIPAEAGRTVLQAGFSQIEAQVMKTGMVAEATCISKPWVIIPMVITTVQDYIAAGQFRAGEQLIDAQTAVRPGTILVFLEPLYKGGLEGVTPGSSCIVNAYTSNHEEISAKETSTGRKIALHVVDGVGLVHALLLRIQALLLPIQTLVFTGH